The genomic interval ACAGGTCGTAGAGGAGAGGAAGGCATTGCCTTTGTTCCCTCTGCTGAGATAGAAGAAACCCCTGATGGAGTTCATCTCAAGGTAGAAGTTCCCGGTGTAGACCCCAAAGACCTAGATGTGCAGGTATCGCCAGAGGCAGTATCTATTTCCGGTGAGCGCAAGTCAGAAATCAAAACGGAAGAAAGAGGCATCACCCGCACCGAATTCCGCTATGGCAAGTTTCAGCGCGTAATTCCGTTGCCTACCCGTGTCCAGCACGATCAGGTGCAAGCAGAATACAAAGATGGCATTCTCAAGCTGAGGCTGCCCAAGGCTGAAGAAGATAGGAACAAGGTTGTGAAAGTAAACTTAGGTAACGGGCACGGGGGCAACGGGTAAGGGCAGTGACGCAATGTTTTCCAAAGCACTCCCTTAAGAGCAGGAGGTGACAACATGATCACAACAGCAATGGGCGAACTTAGCCTCCCAGTTAGCGAACGCGAATCTCTTTGAACATAAACAGGCGCTCGATCGCAAACATCTAGATAGAATATGCCGCTAACATCGGTCTTGATGTGTCTCGGTTTAGTCACGAACTCGCTGAGCACGCCCACGTAGCCAAGATACGCGAAGACTTACTCAGCGGAATTCAGAGCGGGGTCAACGGCACGCCGACGTTTTTCATCAACGGTATGCGCCACGATGGCTCTTACGACCTCCGCTCATTGTTAGCTGCGATTGAAACCGCAGCCGAATCCTGAGTGCTAAGGAGCC from Kovacikia minuta CCNUW1 carries:
- a CDS encoding Hsp20/alpha crystallin family protein — encoded protein: MALVRWEPFREVESLQRQLNRLFDEIAPTGRRGEEGIAFVPSAEIEETPDGVHLKVEVPGVDPKDLDVQVSPEAVSISGERKSEIKTEERGITRTEFRYGKFQRVIPLPTRVQHDQVQAEYKDGILKLRLPKAEEDRNKVVKVNLGNGHGGNG
- a CDS encoding DsbA family protein, encoding MGLDVSRFSHELAEHAHVAKIREDLLSGIQSGVNGTPTFFINGMRHDGSYDLRSLLAAIETAAES